A segment of the Streptomyces sp. NBC_01235 genome:
CCTGCCCGGCGTAACAGGTATCGATGATCAGCAGAAGCCGCTGAATCCCGCTCTCGGTGATGATCCGGACTAAATCCTCGGTGGCCAGGGCGGTGCCGGCGAGGCGGTCACTACGACTGTCCCGGCACATCAGGTAGTGGCGTTCGTGATCACGGTCGCCGTGGCCGCTGTAGTAGAGGATCAGAGCGTCCTCTGCTCGGTCCTCAGCTCCGGCCCAGTTGGCGAGCCCTGCGCGGAAGCCCTCACATGTTTTGTCCAAAAGCTGGTGCCCGGTTTCGTAGCCGAGCAATCCGAAAACTCTCCTGACGACATCGATATCCGCGGGCACTTGTGGGAGCTCTGGATGATGGTCGTAACGTGCTGTGCCGCCGACGAGTAGCGTACGTCGTACTGCGCCTGGTCTCACTTGGGTCACGGTGCCATCCGCAGGCCCTCGGAGATTGCTTCACCTGTCTCTGCGGCGGTGAGGTGGGATTCGATGGCGTGGGCCTGCCAGCCGTTGTCGATGAGGACATCGCGGACGACGTTCTCGCCGTCGCTGAAGAGCGGGCCTAGACGCTTGGCGAGGGCGACGACGTCATGTCGGTCGCACAGATTGGTCCAGGCTCTTACGCTGCCCGGCCAACTTCCATTGCCTAAGAGTGGCTCAGGCAACAAGCGATCGAAGACGAGGTTCGGGATGCCCAAGGGCGAGCCGAGCGTGACGAAAGTGTGGACTGGCCACTCTGGATGGGCGCACAGCGCTTCGTAAGAGACGATTGAGCCGAGAGAGTGGCCGACGATCACGCGGGTGTCGGCTTTGACCGCGGCGGTGATGTCAGCCTGTACGCGCTCGCGGACCTCGGGTGTCGTGAGATAGAGGCGGAGCTGCTTGAGCATACCGATGAGGAAGCGGTCGGCAGCACGTGCAAAGAAGCGGGAGCGACTGAGCGCGTACAGGGCACGCTGCACAGTCTGTGGCGTCGTCGCCTTACTGGTTCCCGTAGCCGCCGGTGGTGGTACCCGGTCCGGCTCGACGCGATGTGCCTCCGCCCACCAGCGGATGAGTAATTCGATCTCGAACGGATCGGTCACATCCCGATGCGTGTAGGCCAGGTCGCCCTTTGTTGGTGCGGTACCCGGCGAGCGGAACAGGTGGCCGTAGAAGGCGACGTGGACGCTGTCCGGCTTCACCTCCGTGACCCCGGCGCGGTTCAGTCCGTCCAGGAGCGCAGCAGAGATCGGGCCCTGCAGGGAGTTGGCGCCTGAGTACTGCTTTCCTATGCCGTGCACCACAACGATCGTGGACATCGATTCCCCCGCGTTCCGTTTTCCGTGATCGTACTCGTGCGTGGCGGCGGAGGATGGAGCTCAGCGGTATGTAGGTTCCGGATGCCAGCCGAGAGGCTGAACCCTTAATGGCTAGCGACGCGAGGGCGCGGGCCCTGGTGTCGTTCACGCGACGGCGACGAACCTGAGGGCTGATCAAGCCAGTTCTGCAGCCAGAGTGCGGAGCGCTGGGACGAGTTCGGGATGGTCCCCGCGTGATGCCGACTGCAGTAGTTCCGTGATGACGATGATCTGGGCGACGCGCCCCGCCTCCGTCTTGAGGACGGAAAAGGTGTCCCGGACGCACTGGGTGAAGCGGGGGTTGAGCAGCGAGTAGGCCAGCAGCGTGGCTGCGTCGTAACCGGCCGGCGCTTGACCGAAACCCTCCCAGTCAAGGAGATACGGGGTGGTGCTGGTCAGGTTGGCGGTGTGCATATCGCCGTGGGCTGTCGTCCAGTCCGTGATCCGGGGGCCTGGCATGTCGAGGAAGCGTGGGACGCTGCGGTCCACCCACTCCTGCCGTACGGCCAGGCGGCCCGTGGGGACTCTGCTCACGTACTCCAGGTCGGTGCGGAGCGATTCCCACCAGGCGGCGGAAGGATTAGGGTCCGTACGGAGGACGGGGCTGGGGGAGGAGGCAGGTTCGGTGACGTACTGATGCAGTTCCGCCAGGTAGGCGTAGCTGCCTGATCTTGCTTCCGTGGTCGAGTAGAGCAGGGGCTTGTGGATGTGTCCGTCGAAGATGGCGGCGGCCTGCTGGTTCCCCTCCCAGATCTTGCCCGCCGCTTTGTCCTCTGGCGTGGTGAGCAGCCTCAGCCAGCAGGCTCCCCGGTCCGTGTGCTGGACGCGGCTGCTGAGGGTGCGGCCGTGCCAGCCCCAGACTTCTGGACCGGCGATCGTGGTGCGCAGCGTCTGTGCGCACTGCGCGAACGCCTGACGCATCCGGTGCTGGTCGGCAGGGTCAGGCGGCGGCGAGTACATCCAGCACCTTTCGCAGCGTTGCGACCGGGACAGCCAGCCTCTGGAGGGCGGCTTCGGCTTCGGCCCAGTGTGCCGGCGTGGAGGCGGAGAGCAGAATCCGTGTCACCCCGGGGCATGAGGCGGCCGCCAGCAGGCATGCCTGCGGGACGGTGAGGTTCGGGTTCAGGAGTGTGGTGAGTTCGCGCGTCGCCAGTTGGGGCAGTTCGCCGCCGAACAGCGGGGCCGAGGCGAACACCTGCCATCCAAGGCCGGCTGCCTGAGCGATGGGTCCCATTCCGCCCAGGGCTTGGGCCAAGGCGGTTGCGGTGACGAGGGATACGGGCAGTTGGATCGCGCGCAGGTGGTGCTGCTCCGTGCCGGCGGCTTCACCGGCCAGCCGGTGCAATGCGGGGATGTTCAGCCTGCCGGTCTCGAAGCCGTCCCAGGAGGCGACGCCGTATGCCGCCAGGGTTCCGGCCGCCACTTCTCCTTCGAGCGCCGTGAAGGCATTGAGCAGGGCTTGGTGTGGGTCACCGGCTGTGTGCTCGGGGTTGTGGGCGAAGACTAGGTCGAGGCGGTCGCGGCCGAGTTCGGTGCGGTTGCGGGCGCATTGCCAGCGGACGTACGAGGTGCTCAGGCAGTGCCCGCGCCTTGCCTCGCCTGCGGTCAGGACGCCGGCGGAAACGGCGTCCTTGGCCGCCTGGTCGGTGAGGAATCCGACCTTGGTGGAGAGCGGAATCGGGTGCGTGGCGAGAGCCGGCGCGAGCAGCGACTGGGCTTGCCCTTCCAGGTAGTTGGGTGCTGTGTCGATCCATGCGGTCGTGGGGTCGGCGGCCGTG
Coding sequences within it:
- a CDS encoding caspase family protein is translated as MTQVRPGAVRRTLLVGGTARYDHHPELPQVPADIDVVRRVFGLLGYETGHQLLDKTCEGFRAGLANWAGAEDRAEDALILYYSGHGDRDHERHYLMCRDSRSDRLAGTALATEDLVRIITESGIQRLLLIIDTCYAGQGSVDAARALARGLGVQLSTTRAADEHRLTAFSVIAAARSHELAEDGAFTYALRTAISDPDLGGHRQPKLYLEQVVDRVNEVLAEHSPYQHAALGTLPSGEGFPFIPNLDRS
- a CDS encoding phosphotransferase; translation: MYSPPPDPADQHRMRQAFAQCAQTLRTTIAGPEVWGWHGRTLSSRVQHTDRGACWLRLLTTPEDKAAGKIWEGNQQAAAIFDGHIHKPLLYSTTEARSGSYAYLAELHQYVTEPASSPSPVLRTDPNPSAAWWESLRTDLEYVSRVPTGRLAVRQEWVDRSVPRFLDMPGPRITDWTTAHGDMHTANLTSTTPYLLDWEGFGQAPAGYDAATLLAYSLLNPRFTQCVRDTFSVLKTEAGRVAQIIVITELLQSASRGDHPELVPALRTLAAELA
- a CDS encoding aldo/keto reductase, with translation MTTAALGLGTYRTRPSALNDIVTRTAADPTTAWIDTAPNYLEGQAQSLLAPALATHPIPLSTKVGFLTDQAAKDAVSAGVLTAGEARRGHCLSTSYVRWQCARNRTELGRDRLDLVFAHNPEHTAGDPHQALLNAFTALEGEVAAGTLAAYGVASWDGFETGRLNIPALHRLAGEAAGTEQHHLRAIQLPVSLVTATALAQALGGMGPIAQAAGLGWQVFASAPLFGGELPQLATRELTTLLNPNLTVPQACLLAAASCPGVTRILLSASTPAHWAEAEAALQRLAVPVATLRKVLDVLAAA